CCAGTTGAATCGAAGATCCATTTTTAAAGTGGTGAAAATGGAATAACAAACTAACCAACCGGTTATAAAAGCTGTCCTGAAAGTTCTAAAATGTCATCCTAAAAGGCTGACAAAAAAGAGCTTTTCAGGCAGCTTTTTTTTATGTCTAACCTGAATCTGAAATTTAAAGCTGACCAGGCAGGCTTCAAAAGCTAAAAACCATCCTACTATACTTTTAATTGAGCTCAACTACTGGTAAATTCCTGGCCTTAGCTCCTGTTTATTTTATTTAATGGAACAATACTGATATTTTATAAAGGTTTTACCTTCTCATTCAGTATAGCTTGCAAAGAAAAAGGCAGAATACAAATGAGAGAGGAAATTTGATAAACCCGAAAGAAAACAAAAGAGCCTGTCTAAATTTTTAGACAGGCTCTTTTACTAACCTTAAATTAATTATGATATGAAACTTTGGAATTTTACTTTCTTACAAAAATATTGGTAAAATAATATTTCCCGTCATTTCCTTCTTTTACAGAGATGCCAAAATGAGTGTGATCTCCTTCGAGGTTTTCGCGATGCCCGTCACTTTTAATCCACGCCTTCACTACAGCTTCGGCAGTACTATAACCAAATCCCACATTTTCACTTACTGCTTTAGCGTTAACCGATTTCACGAGCGACTGGTACCTGCTTCCGAAGAAATGATGGCACACCTCATTGTCTTTGATCATGTGCTGGTTGTGACCTGCCGCTTCAATAGACCCTTCATCAAGGTAAAGCAGACTGTTTAAGCCCTGTTGCTGGCGATAAGCGTTGACCAGTTCGAGCACATCAAGTTCAATAGAGGAATAATTAACAGGAGCGAGTTTGGCTGAAAGGTTGGCAGAGTCAACTTCATCTACACTTTCTTTCGAACAAGAAGTAAGATAAATCGTACAAACAGCCATTAACCACACAAAGTAGGTTAAATTCTTCATAAGGACATCGATAAATTTGGGATAGGAAAATTAAGAATAATTTCCGATTAACAAGCGATTTAATCGATGAACTACACAAATTAAGTAAATTTTAACATACCAAAGGCTGTAGACCTACAAAAATAGCTCTAAACCTATAAGGATAAACGACATATTAAGTCGATGAAATACTACTAGGAAAAATTCAGAATTTTACCGTCATCGGCCAGGTGTACGTTTGCAAAAACCTCTTCAGCTTCCTTTTTAAAGGTGCCTATAGATTCATAGCGGGTGGAATAATGTCCTAAAACAAGCTGGGAAACCCTGGCAGCCCTGGCTATGGCAGCGGCTTCGCGGGCAGTAGAATGGCCTGTGGGAGCGGCCAGATAAGCGTGTTCTTCGAGAAAAGTAGACTCGTGGTACAAAACAGTGACATTTTCCAACTGTGATGCCATCCCGGGATTATAGGAGGTGTCGCTGCAAAAGGCATAACTTTCGGGAGGTTCGGGATCTTCGGTAAGCTCAAGGTTTGGGATCACCCTGCCGTCTTCAAGAACCGCATCTTTCCCTTTTTTGATCCCTTTATAATATGCCACATCAATATCATACTTCTCAACCTCTTCCATCAACAACTTTCTGGGTTTGGGTTTTTCCCTGAATAAATATCCGTTAGCGTAAATACGGTGCTTTAAAGGAATGGTCTCTACAGAAACCTTTCGGGTGTTGAGGATCACCTGGGGTTCTGTAGCGCTTAGTTCGTGAAAGTAAAGCGGGTAACCTGTCCAGGAATTGGAAAAATTAAGCTGCAGCAGCACAATTTCCTTGATTCCTTTAGGGCCGTAAATGTGAAGTTCGGTCTTCCTGTTCAATAGCATGAAGGTGGAGATAAGGCCTACCAGCCCGTAAAAATGATCGCCGTGAAGGTGGGAAATAAAGACGTGCTTAATCTTGCCGAACTTGATCTTGTGCCTGCGCAGTTCTACCTGGGTCCCTTCCCCACAATCTATAAGAAAGATCTCATTATTGATCTCCAGCACCTGCGAAGTAGGCTTTGTGAAGGTTCTTGGAGTGGCCGCATAGCAGCCCAGCACGGTTAGTTTCATGACCCGGGGTCTTTAAATTAAAAAGACCTAGAATCCCAGGTCTCTTTCAATTTCTTCCATTTGTATTATATCTTCGGCTTCAACAAGGGTTGGTACCACCAGCAGCTCTTCGGGCACCTGGTCTATGTTGATCGTATCGTTTGCAATAACGAAAGACTTTTTCCCCTGCCTGTGTCTGTTTGAAAGCTCCAGGAACCTTAGCAGCTCATCAAGGCTCAGGTTCCCGTACTTCAGGATATCTATCACCACATTATCATCTTTGAATTTGGGGTGAATGCTCTCCAAAAATGCGGCAAATAGGGTTACGTCATCTTTTTCGTCCTCAAATATCTTATAAGCTTCCTTTTCAATTATTCTCATACCTGTTTGATTTTTGATGCCAGTAAATAGATCACTGCCATTCTTATAGCCACCCCGTTTTGCACCTGATCGAGAATTATAGCCTGATCGGAATCTGCCACGTCACTGGTGATCTCCACTCCCCTGTTTATAGGGCCGGGGTGCATGATCACGATCTTCTTACCTAAAGAATCCAGCAGTTCTTTGTTGAGCCCAAAGAGCTGTACATATTCCCGGGTACTGGGGAAGTAACTTATATCCATCCTTTCATTTTGTACCCGCAGCATATTGGCCACATCGCACCACTCTAATGCCTTGCGAAGGTTGGGTTCTACCTCAACACCAAGAGAACTTATATACTTTGGAAGTAAGGTGTAGGGCCCGCAAACTTTTACCTGTGCGCCCTGTAACTTCAATGCCAGAATATTTGACAATGCCACCCTGCTGTGCAGAATATCGCCCACGATCACTACCTTCTTCCCCTCAACGGTGCCCAGTTTCTCACGAATTGAATAACTGTCGAGCAGGGCCTGGGTGGGATGCTCATGCGCACCGTCTCCGGCGTTAATGATACTTGCATCAACATGTTTGGAAAGAAAGATCCCGGCCCCGGGGTTTGGATGGCGCATTACTACCATATCTACTTTCATAGACAGAATGTTGTTCACCGTGTCTATTAAAGTTTCCCCTTTTTTTACTGAAGAAGAGGCCGCCGAAAAATTAACCACATCGGCACTCAGTCTTTTTTCGGCCAGTTCAAAAGAAAGCCGGGTTCGGGTGCTGTTCTCAAAAAACAAATTGGCAATGGTAATGTCTCTTAGGGAAGGTACTTTCTTAATGGGCCTGTTGATCACTTCTTTAAAATGATCGGCAGTTTGAAAAATGAGGTCAATATCTTGTTTATTCAGGTATTTTATCCCCAGTAAATGCTTAACACTTAATTCGTTCATGTTTATACTTTACTTATAAGGTATACGGCATCTTCCCCTTCATTCTCTTTCCAGTTCACTTTAACTTTTTCCTCATTTATGGCATCTACCTGCCGGCCGTTATAGTCGGGCTGAATGGGCAAATGCCTGCTAAACCTGCGGTCTATGAGCGTGAGAAGTTCAATTTCGCGAGGCCTCCCAAAAGACTGCACTGCAGTGAGTGCCGCCCTAATGCTCCTGCCGGTATAAAGCACGTCATCAATAAAGATCACCCGCTTATCTTCTACTACAAAATCTATATGTGTTTTGTTCGCTTCAAGAGGTTTATCGCTTCTGCGGAAGTCATCCCGGTAAAAGGTGATATCCAGCTGCCCCATTTTTATCGTAGAAATACCGTATTCTTCCCGAAGGATCTTATGGATGCGGTTTGCCAGAAAAACTCCCCTGGGCTGAATCCCAATGATCACCGAGTCTTCAAATGTATTGTGATTTTCAATCAACTGGCAGGCCAAACGGTGTAAAATGATGTTCATTTCTTTTGAAGCAAGCAACACTTTTTGGCTCATAATAACAGAAGTTAACGTAACAAAAGTAAGATTTTTTTTGTGAGAACTGCACGGGGCAGGATCAAATAAAATTTGCGCTCCTGCCATAAATAAAGAGTTTTTTATAATTTCCTTCTTCAGGAATAGGCAAATTAAAGATTATCTTGCAGTAAAAATTTCATGCTCTACCTCTTATACGAATCCCAGGAAAAAGCAGCTGTAGAGGAAAACATCCTCCCAATGTTGAAGAACATTGAGTATGAACAGGTGTCTTTCCCTTTAGATAAAGAATTCGATATTTCAGCGGATTCCTGTCTTCTCCTTTTTTTACCCGATTCAGCATTGAGAGAAGTCGTTCCCATGGCTGCCAGAAACAAATGGCCCATTTCCATTTTACCCCATCCCGAAAATAAATTCACCTCTAAAGGCCTGGGAGTTTCAGAAAATATTGAAGAAGTGATCACCGAATATACCGAGTGTGAACGCCCATATAAAATTGACCTTTTGTTTTGTAACGAAGTACCTGTTTTTAGCTCCATCAATATTGGCGACATCTTTTTGCTTTCCCAAAGGCATGGCAAAAAGAACTTTTTTCAGGAGGTAGTAAACATCATTAAAAATATTCGCAAAGCTTCTTCCCTGTCGCACCATGCCTACCAGTTAAGTACAGACGGCGAAAAGATCATTCACACCTCTGCCCTGGGGATTATTGTGGTAGAACACGCTTCGAGCTCGCTTGTTTCTAAACGACTGCTGGAAGAAAGCTCAATAGACGACGGGGCTTTTCAGGCATTTGTACTGGCGCCCCAAAACCTTATGGTGCTGCTCTGGTTCTTCCTTAGAAGCCTTATTCCCAGTAAAACGACATTGAACAGGCTGCCCTCTTTCATCGGAAAAATAAAAACCTCCAACCTGCAGGTCTCCGGGAAAGAACCTGTGGAGTACACCATTGACGGCGAGAAAAAACAGGCTGAAGAACTCAGGATTGAGGTTCAAAAACAAAGGCTTATCCTTAAGCAGAAGAGTATTTTCAGCGGAAAAACAGAAAAGGAAAACGGAAAAAAAAGCCTGAAAATTGAAGGCCTGCCCACCGGCGAAACCCGAAAGGAACTTGTAAAAAGGAGCCTGCCGGTACTGCCCCGCGCCAGCACCGAGCAGTTTCAGGACCTCTTCAAGGTGCTTCGTAACAGCTCTACCATAAGCACCTCTTTTATGGTCATGATGATCTTATCTACCCTCATTGCCACCTTCGGCCTCTTCGGAAATTCTTCGCCCGTGATCATTGGTGCGATGATCCTGGCGCCGGTAATTGCGCCTATAGTTTCTTTTTCCATGGGCATGGTGCGCTATGATGTTCCCATGTTAAAGGAAAGCTTTGTTACCATTACCGCCGGGACACTGGTTTCGCTGGCCTTTGCTGCCGGGGTAAGCCTTATTATTCCGCTAAGGGTGCTCACGCCCGAAATAGAAGCCAGGCTCTCCCCCACCCTGCTCGATATGGGGATTGCAGTATCATCGGGCATTGCCGCTGCTTACGCCCACGCCAATGAAGGCATTGCAAAAAGCCTCGCGGGAGTGGCCATCGCTGTGGCTTTGGTGCCGCCACTTGCCGTTGCCGGAATAGGCATAGGCTGGTGGGACTGGCAGGTATTTTCGGGGGCGATCTTACTGTATGCCACCAACCTTGCGGGAATTATTCTATTTGGAGGCCTTACCTTTTTGTTCCTGGGCTTTGCCCCCTTTAAAAGGGCAAAAATGGGACTGGTTTATACGCTCGTTATTGTGATCCTGGTGGCCGTGCCCCTTAGCCTTTCTTTTGACCGCATTATGCAGGAGGCCAATATCACCCGTACCCTTGAAGGGGCTACAATTCAGAATGTGGTGTTGAGAGACGTGCGCATCCGCTTTGGGTCGCCCATGGTGGTTTCACTGCGCCTGGTGGGCCCCGATAATATTGCCCCAAAAAGAATCCAGGAAGTCAAAGAAGAAATAGAAAAGAAAATAGATCAGCCGGTAAGGTTGGAGGTGGTTTCGGCCATAGAATTCTAACTTTCAGAATAAATACCCCTCAAAAATGCCATTTCTGGAACCTGAGTGTGATATGAGAACAAAAAGCTTTTCCTGCTGGGCGGCAAAGCTTTTTGAGAGCAGGAAATACCGGGTATTGAGATAAAAAAAAGGGCGTGAAATATTTGCGATTTATAGGGAGGAACGTTTGTTAAATCAGTAAATTTATAACAGTTTTATTTTTTTAAATTCCTCCCAATGAAAAAGCTGATCCTCCTCCCGATCATGGCTTTATTTTTACCATCCTGTACAGCCGTAAAATTTGAAGATCCACAACCGTTTGCTGCGCCTTCACTTGCAGAATTCCCCGATAAAATGTGTGGCACTTATGTCTCGAATAATGAAGATACCCTCTTTATTGAACCCGGGTCATTTCGCTATGCCAGGGGCATTGAAACCGGTATTACAGGAGATCTAAACACGCCGAAAACCGTGCTTAAAAAGGTGAACCGCACATACATTCTGAACCTTCACGACCAGGATACCTGGAGTGTCTTTCCTTTAAAGGCCTCCAAAAACAAGATCGTTACCCACTGCGCCAATATTACTTCGGAATCTGAGCAACTCATTTTTGACGTACATAAATCTTCACCGGTAAAAGAAATTACCACCGAAGATGGCAAGTTCGCCTATTTTTTACTGGCACCCACCAATAAAGAATTTCGGCAGCTCCTGCGAAAGAAGCTGTTTTCAGAAAAAATGGTGTTTAAACGCCTGGAATGATCAGGATTTCATCTTGCGGCTTTCGGTTGCCATTAACTTATCCCAGAAGGTAAAGTAAAGGCCATAATTGGTCATGAATTCTGTATGGTGGTGGTGGTGATGGGTGGCGCCAATAAACAGCTTCCCAAAACGGCTTTTTTGGAACCACAGCGGGTAGATCTCAATGTCTAGATGGTTCACCACGCTGCTCACCGTCATCACCAGCAGGTAAAACCCAAGAATGTAAACATTCACGGGCAAAAAGATTAGGATAAGGGGCAGGATAAGTGCTTCAATAAGGCTTTCCCAGGGGTGAAATGAAAAAGCCGTCCAGGGCGTGGGGATGCGGCTATCGTGATGCACCTTATGTACTATGCGAAAGATCTTTGGGTGGTGCATCCAGCGGTGTACCCAGTAATAATAAGTTTCATGAATGAGCAGAATGGCCAGTAAACTTACCGGCAGGTACCAGTACCCATACAAACCCGGCTCCAGGTAGACGGCAGTGTGGCCTTTTAACCACAGCCAGTAAGTGGCTGCCCCTACCAGCGCAAAAATCGCCGAAGATTTTATGCTCCACACAATCTCGTTTTTCAGTTGTTTCCTGTTGGCCAGCCGCTTACTAAGTCGCCGCTCATCGTATTTCTTAAAATTCTTTACGTAGTAGTAATAGTAGAAAACCCCTGCTGCCACAAAATACCTGAACAGGATTGCAAAAAAGAAGATTGCGGTATAGATCAGGAGAATTCCTGGAGTATGGCTTTCAGGTTCAAGTAGTTCAGTCATAGCCTCTAAAATACTAATTAGAATCTTAAATATGTGTCAAAAAAGCTTCCGCAGTAATCATTAAGTTTTTGGATATTTTCAGCAGGACTTCATCTTTGCTTAAGCTTAATTCTTTAATTTTACAGGAGTCAAGCGCTATAAATGTCAACACCAACAGGATTCCCTTCAGAATTCATCGCCTATACCAGAGAAAATACCCTGGTGGGAATTAAAGCCGGCAGCACGAGGAAAACTTTTCTGAACATCTGGATCGTAGAGGTAGCAGACCGTTTTTTCTCCCGAAGCTGGAACAGGAGCGATAAAAGCTGGTTCACTGAACTCATGCGAACGGGAACTGGACAATTAAAGTACGGCGACAGGATCATCAACCTAAAGGCAAAAAAACTCCCTGCAGATGCCCGGGTGCAAAAAGACATAGATCTCGCCTACCGCACAAAGTACAACCAGCCCGAAAATATTTTTTATTCTGAAGGTATCACCCAACCGGAATACGCCAATTACACTATTGAATTTTTTATTGACCAAAAATAACCAACAACATGAAAACCATTGCACTCATTGCCCACAACAGCCGAAAGACCGACCTGCTTAACTGGGCTAAAATACATCGCGACGCGCTTTTAAAGTACAACCTCATAGGCACCACCAACACCTCAAAATTACTGAGCGAAATGCTCGATATCAAGGTGTCAGGTTTTGGCCACGGCCCCAGCGGCGGCGATATACTTTTGGCAGCAAAGATCCTGCAGGGGGAGGTGCAAATGATCATCTTTTTTATTGATGCCGAAACGCCTCACGGCCACGAGCACGACATCCAAACGCTCATTAGAACTGCGGTGATCAACAACATCCCCATCGCCCTCAACCGCGCATCGGCCGATCTTTTGATCCTGGATGAAAGAGATCAGGAAAAATAAACCTGTAAGAAATTCCGCATTAAAAATCAGTGTTGTCCGATTAAATAAATTAAACAGGAGCTAAAGCCACAAACAAATAACACAGCCCATTTAAAGCTGTGGCGGCTTAGTTTTCAGTTTCTGAATAGCTCAATTTATAAAGTAGATTTTAAGATCGCTGTTAACGGGTTTGCCATACAAAGCCTTGACGCTTTGTTCTTGCAGCCTGCCTGCTGTCAGACAGGCGAAGCTACCCTGATTCTTTCCCCGTAGAACAATGCTAAAAATGTCATTTTTGGCAGGTTACCGGCTGCGCTTTTTATTTCTGAAAGCAACTGGTTCAAAGAACTGTGGCTCTTCTAGGGTTCTATTGCTTTGCTTTTCTTTTCATATCTTCAGGAAAATTAGCTGAAGTTATGAAGATCCTCCTTACCGGTGCCACAGGGTACATTGGCAAGCGCCTCCTCCCCATACTGCTCGACCGCGGCCATGAAGTTGTTTGCTGCGTTAGGAACAGGGAGCGGTTTCCTGCCTACGGAAAATTCACTCACCCCAATATTTCTTTACTGGAGGTAGACTTCCTGAAAGAACTGCCTCCTTCTGAAGGGGTCAAAGATATTGATGCCGCTTACTACCTCATTCATTCCATGAGTGCGGGCACTGGGGATTTTGCCGAAATGGAAGCTGCTTCTGCCCGCAATTTCTTGAAGCTTATAGAGCCTACTTCGGCCAGGCAGCTCATTTACCTCACCGGGATCACCAATGAAAAGGAACTTTCAAAACACCTCTCATCGCGGCAAAATGTAGAAGAGATCCTGGCGAACAGCAGCGTTCCGCTCACGGCGATAAAAGCCGGGATCATTGTGGGCTCGGGCAGCGCATCATTCGAGATCATGCGCGATCTGGTTGAAAAACTTCCGGTAATGATCACGCCAAAATGGGTCACTACTAAAAGTCAGCCCATAGCCATCAGAAACGTACTGGAGTACCTGGAGGGCGTACTTTTGCGGGAAGATACTTTTAATAAAGCCTTTGATATTGGCGGGCCCGATGTACTCACTTATAAAGAAATGCTGTTGCAGTTTGCGGCAGTGCGGGGTTTTACGCGCAAGATCATTACCGTGCCCGTAATGACGCCGCGGCTTTCTTCCTACTGGCTGTATTTTGTGACCTCCACTTCTTACAAGCTTGCGGTGAACCTTGTAGACAGTATGAAAGTTGAGGTCATTGCCAGGAACAATGAACTCGAAAACATGCTGGGAATACACCCCATTCCCTATAAAGAGGCTGTTTCCCTGGCTTTTCAAAAAATTGAACAAAGCAGCGTGATCTCAAGCTGGAAAGATTCCCTGGCCTCCAGTTATGCCGATAATTCTTTACTCGAACACATCAATGTGCCCACCGATGGCTGTTTTGTAGATCATCGCGAGAAGAAAATCTCTGGCAGCCACGAGCGTGTTTTGAACAACATCTGGGCTATTGGCGGCAAGAGGGGCTGGTATTACGGCAGCAGGCTGTGGAAAATAAGAGGTTTTATGGATAAAATGGTGGGCGGCGTGGGCCTTAGGCGCGGGCGCACAGATCAACATCACATTAATACCGGTGATACGCTCGACTTCTGGAGGGTTTTGGCAGCCGATGAAAAGAACCGGCGTTTACTGCTTTATGCCGAAATGAAACTTCCCGGTGAAGCCTGGCTCGAGTTTAAGATCATAGAGAGAAACGGCGAACATTTTCTACATCAAACCGCCACCTTCAGGCCTAACGGACTCGCAGGCAGGCTCTACTGGTACAGCGTTATGCCTTTCCACTTCTTTGTGTTTGAAGGCATGGCCAAAAATCTCGTAAAATTTAAAGAACCGGGGCTACAACAAAAATCAGGTTAACCTGAACAAATCAACATTGAGAACTAAAATCTTTTCCCGAAATGGCATTTTTGGAAAATTTACTTCGGAAAATGCCATTTTCAGTTAAGTATTTTCTTTTTTATCCAGTTTTAGATTTCTTCCAAAGTTTTTACAACCCTGGTTCCTCCTGAATTTTCCGGTTTTAAAAATTGGAAAACCAGCTGTTTTGCGGTACCTTAATGAAAAATCAGAACAAAAGCACTATGAAAGAAAATGTAGGTAAAAAAGATCAGCTTATTCGCAGTATTGCCGGCCCTGCCCTAATGGGGATAGGGTACTTTGCACTTGGCGGGAACAAAGGAAAACTAGCCGGCCTCGCAGCCATAGTTACCGGAACTTTGATTGCCGAAAGTGCTATCACCAGGGTTTGCCCCGTAAATGAATTCTTAGGGGTTGATACCCGGGAAAAGAAAAAAAGTCCGATCAAAAAGATCAAAGAAGCTCTGGTTTAAACACATTTCCCGGACTTTTTGTTTCTTAGCTGTTAATTTCTGAATGGCTAAGACGCGGCTCATTTTACCCGTTGTTGTATTTGCGCAATTTTGCTGCACCTCCCTCTGGTTTGCAGGCAACGGGGTGATGAATGAGCTTATGTTTAGCTTTGAGCTACAGCCCGCCGCACTGGGTCACCTCACCTCGGCAGTACAATTCGGTTTTATAACAGGCTGCCTTGGCTTTGCATTTATGGGAATTGCCGACAGGTTTTCTCCCTCAAAAGTGTTCTTCTATTCTGCCATTTTTGGCGCTTTCATCAACCTCGGAATACTTTGGGACAACAACAGCAGCGCGAGCTTGATGCTATTCAGGTTTCTCACGGGCTTTTCCCTCGCCGGGATTTATCCCGTGGGAATGAAGCTCGCTTCCGATTATTTTAAGGATGGGCTGGGCAGGTCACTGGGCTTCCTGGTGGGAGCTTTGGTTCTGGGAACGGCATTTCCACATTTGCTGAATGCAACGGGCGGCGCACAAAACCTACATTGGAAAAATGTAATATTTACCACGTCAATCCTGGCGGTTTTGGGAGGCTTCCTCATTTTACTGCTCGTAAAAGACGGGCCGTACCGCAAGCCTATGCTAAACAGGAACTTTTCGGTCATTTTCCAGGTTTTTAAAATCCAGAAATTCAGGGCAGCAGCTTTTGGCTATTTCGGGCACATGTGGGAACTCTATGCGTTTTGGGCTTTTGTTCCGGTGGTACTTGGGGCCTACGAAATACTTCAGCCGCCGGTAGGTTTCAATATTCCGTTGCTTTCTTTTCTCATCATTGGCTCGGGCGGACTGGCTTGTGTGGCGGGCGGGTTCATTTCCCAAAGCCGTGGCACAAAATTCACTGCCACAGCTGCCTTGTTTCTTTCTGGGACCTGCTGTCTCCTTTCACCCTTTGTATTTCTTCAGCCCTCGAGCACAATTCTCGTGCTCTTCCTGCTGTTTTGGGGAATGCTGGTGGTTGCCGATTCTCCTCTTTTTTCAACGCTAATCGCAGAAAATGCACCTTCCGAAGCACGTGGTACCGCATTAACGCAGGTTAATTGCATAGGTTTCGCCCTTAGTATTTTGAGCATTCAATTGACCAGCTTCCTGTTTGAGGTACTGCCACCGGCATATCCGCTGTTGTTCCTGGTTGCCGGGCCTGTCTTAGGTATGCTGGCCCTTTTCAGAAAAAGCAGACTGGTCTCCCGTTTTTCAACTGAAAAAGTTTAAATTTAAAGAGGAGCTTTCCTAAAATATGGAATTCGATTACGACTATATCATTATTGGCAGTGGTTTCGGCGGATCTGTTAGTGCCCTGCGCTTATCTGAAAAAGGATACCGCGTACTGGTAGTCGAAAAAGGAAAATGGTTCAAGGCCAAAGATTTCCCAAAGACCAACTGGAACCTTAAAAAATGGCTGTGGATGCCCGCGCTCAGGTTTTTCGGTATCATGAAGCTCAGCATTTTCAGGCATGTGGCGGTAATTTCGGGCACAGGCGTGGGTGGCGGTTCGCTGGTTTACGCCAACACCCTCCCGGTGCCAAAAAAGGCATTTTACACCTCTGGTTCCTGGGGGCAGCTGGAAGACTGGGAAGAGGAGCTCAAACCACATTACCAGACTGCGCTAAAAATGCTGGGCGCAGTGCCCAATCCGCGGTTGTTTGATGCCGACAAAGCCCTCGAAAAAGTGGCTGAAGACATGGGCCGAAAAAGCCATTTTGAAGCCCCTCACGTGGCCGTTTTCTTCGGAAAAGAGGGAAAAACCATAGAGGATCCCTACTTTGGCGGCAAAGGCCCGGACAGGACAGGTTGTAATTTTTGCGGCGGCTGTATGACCGGTTGCAGGTACAATGCGAAAAATACGCTCGACAAAAATTACCTCTGGCTGGCTCAGCAACTGGGAGCAGAAATCCTGGCGGAAAATGAAGTCACTGATGTAAAAAAGCTTTCTTCGGAAGCTTATGAGGTGACACTCAAATCGAGTACCTCCTACTTTGGGAAGACCAGAAAACTGCGAAGCAAAGGAGTGATTTTTTCCGGAGGAGT
This Salinimicrobium tongyeongense DNA region includes the following protein-coding sequences:
- a CDS encoding YgaP family membrane protein, with the protein product MKENVGKKDQLIRSIAGPALMGIGYFALGGNKGKLAGLAAIVTGTLIAESAITRVCPVNEFLGVDTREKKKSPIKKIKEALV
- a CDS encoding MFS transporter codes for the protein MAKTRLILPVVVFAQFCCTSLWFAGNGVMNELMFSFELQPAALGHLTSAVQFGFITGCLGFAFMGIADRFSPSKVFFYSAIFGAFINLGILWDNNSSASLMLFRFLTGFSLAGIYPVGMKLASDYFKDGLGRSLGFLVGALVLGTAFPHLLNATGGAQNLHWKNVIFTTSILAVLGGFLILLLVKDGPYRKPMLNRNFSVIFQVFKIQKFRAAAFGYFGHMWELYAFWAFVPVVLGAYEILQPPVGFNIPLLSFLIIGSGGLACVAGGFISQSRGTKFTATAALFLSGTCCLLSPFVFLQPSSTILVLFLLFWGMLVVADSPLFSTLIAENAPSEARGTALTQVNCIGFALSILSIQLTSFLFEVLPPAYPLLFLVAGPVLGMLALFRKSRLVSRFSTEKV